One stretch of Meiothermus sp. QL-1 DNA includes these proteins:
- a CDS encoding VWA domain-containing protein has protein sequence MSFAWPAFLWFLLVLPLLLGFLYWVQRRRAQSAEAFAEARLRAAVVRQPPKAHLRWPLVLQLLALFLLLLAAARPVASPPLPTNKAAVVLAVDVSRSMLATDLNPNRLEAAKATARKFVELAPPTTQIGLVSFSDSAAALVLPTTDRQRILEAIDRLGPAQNTSIENAIVTAVRMLPGRRQLRPPPELSPPGLAPIDPLQGVPELPSVEAPPKDLPPGSVVIISDGASNVRGNFELPTRASLELAARFAKESNVKLYTFPMGQPGGTVMRLEGRNYYVPFEPRNLELLAQATGGRNTYPPTEEALRAIVKELGTVIRWEGTRTEISFLLSGLAAALMVVGAGLSLRWQRRVP, from the coding sequence ATGAGCTTTGCCTGGCCTGCGTTTTTGTGGTTCTTGCTGGTATTGCCGCTTCTGCTGGGGTTTCTTTACTGGGTGCAGCGACGCCGAGCCCAAAGCGCTGAGGCCTTTGCCGAGGCGCGTCTTCGGGCTGCGGTGGTGCGCCAGCCGCCCAAAGCCCATCTGCGCTGGCCCCTGGTCCTGCAGCTTTTGGCCCTGTTCCTTCTGCTTTTGGCCGCGGCCCGGCCGGTGGCGAGCCCACCTTTGCCCACCAACAAGGCCGCGGTGGTGCTGGCCGTGGATGTTTCGCGTTCCATGCTGGCTACCGACCTCAATCCAAACCGCCTTGAGGCAGCCAAGGCCACGGCCCGCAAGTTTGTGGAGCTGGCCCCCCCTACCACCCAGATTGGGCTGGTGAGCTTTTCCGACTCGGCCGCGGCGTTGGTGCTCCCTACCACCGATAGGCAGAGGATTTTGGAGGCCATAGACCGGCTCGGACCGGCGCAGAACACCTCGATTGAAAACGCCATCGTCACCGCGGTGCGGATGCTGCCCGGCCGGCGGCAATTGAGGCCCCCGCCGGAGCTTTCCCCCCCAGGCCTAGCCCCCATCGACCCCCTGCAGGGGGTGCCCGAGCTGCCCTCGGTGGAGGCCCCTCCCAAGGACCTGCCCCCGGGCAGCGTGGTGATAATTTCCGATGGGGCCTCTAACGTGCGGGGCAACTTCGAGCTTCCCACCCGCGCCAGCCTGGAGCTGGCCGCCCGCTTCGCAAAGGAGAGCAATGTGAAGCTCTATACCTTCCCCATGGGCCAGCCGGGGGGGACAGTGATGCGGCTCGAGGGGCGCAACTACTACGTGCCCTTTGAGCCGAGGAACCTGGAGCTTTTAGCCCAGGCCACGGGGGGCAGGAACACCTACCCCCCCACCGAGGAGGCCTTGCGGGCAATCGTGAAGGAGCTGGGCACGGTAATCCGCTGGGAGGGCACCCGGACCGAGATCTCCTTCCTGCTTTCAGGGCTGGCGGCGGCCTTGATGGTGGTGGGGGCGGGCCTGAGCCTGCGCTGGCAGCGGCGGGTGCCTTAG
- a CDS encoding NAD(P)-dependent oxidoreductase, which translates to MGERAPKLAFVGLGAMGYPLAGHLARRFETLVWNRTFAKAQAHAEAFGSRPVELPEVAQAEMLFTCLPTSHEVHELALRLLPYLRPGTLWVDHTSGEPELARKTAAMLEEKGVAYLDACLSGGVAGAVEGRATVMVGGRPEDFARAQPVMAVYASKIVHVGPVGAGHAVKAINNALLAVNLWALSEGMVALVKQGVEARLALEVINASSGRSNVSENLFGQRVLSREFPNTFALGLLAKDLGIASKVIEAAGTPAPLLRQVREFFEVAKREVGSSEVDHTAVAQLLERWSGVEIR; encoded by the coding sequence ATGGGCGAGCGAGCACCTAAGCTGGCCTTCGTTGGGCTGGGGGCCATGGGCTACCCGCTGGCCGGGCACCTGGCCCGCCGCTTCGAGACCCTGGTCTGGAACCGCACCTTTGCTAAGGCCCAGGCCCACGCAGAGGCTTTTGGCTCCAGACCGGTGGAGCTGCCCGAGGTGGCCCAGGCCGAGATGCTCTTCACCTGCTTGCCCACCTCCCACGAGGTGCACGAGCTGGCCCTGAGGCTCCTGCCCTACCTGCGCCCGGGGACCCTCTGGGTGGACCACACCTCGGGCGAGCCGGAGCTGGCCCGAAAGACTGCGGCGATGCTCGAGGAAAAGGGCGTGGCCTATCTGGACGCCTGCCTCTCGGGGGGGGTGGCGGGGGCGGTGGAGGGCCGGGCCACAGTGATGGTGGGGGGGCGGCCCGAGGACTTCGCCCGTGCCCAGCCGGTGATGGCGGTATACGCCTCCAAGATTGTGCACGTGGGGCCCGTAGGGGCCGGCCACGCGGTCAAGGCCATCAACAACGCGCTTTTGGCGGTGAACCTCTGGGCCTTGAGCGAGGGGATGGTGGCCCTGGTGAAGCAGGGGGTGGAGGCCCGGCTGGCGCTGGAGGTGATCAACGCCTCCTCCGGCCGCTCTAATGTGAGCGAGAACCTGTTTGGCCAGCGGGTGCTCTCCCGCGAGTTTCCCAACACCTTCGCCCTAGGGCTTTTGGCCAAGGACCTGGGGATTGCCAGCAAGGTAATCGAGGCTGCGGGCACCCCGGCTCCGCTGCTTCGGCAGGTGCGGGAGTTCTTTGAGGTGGCCAAGCGCGAGGTGGGCTCGAGCGAGGTGGACCACACCGCAGTAGCGCAGCTTTTGGAGAGGTGGTCGGGGGTGGAGATTCGCTAA
- a CDS encoding galactose oxidase-like domain-containing protein: protein MKLSRLLVGAALLLAGCPQTPPPPPPAQLEPPRNLIAWAASPTQVRLSWRPPTGLSNPSFEIERRVGGGPFEPVASSLSAAEYTDTQAAGGKTLVYRVRTKTAQGQSAWVESNPVPVPMGCSNHPDNGPAHMVGCFSPVVDNWPLVATYIALLPNGKVVAWYASDDIGRYRENIDVHQSNDPRNAPPAQEDGTMVTIWDPASGSFEDASFGNGSQRGVSGQPKGTDLFCAGYTVLEDGRFFTAGGNLGLEWGSLRTNILDPRTRSWTEGPDMWWGRWYPTVTKLPNGELLITGGTAKPRPDFVEGSPNTPDNPCRTPSGSCPPGLAQGLPGGLDKGVRTQNARGTAHNNAFEIYNPDTNTLRMLEATAASVASFEHYYPWWHVIPNGLAFLTGAGVHKGILDWQAGQWVGLWRSYPPSGGYSTVPYDAHRIYGSSVMYEPGKVLVIGGGYAADTYDPQGTLEIFALNNWENGHTTLHLEASLNPTSPPTMKPGPKMRYRRTHLDATLLPNGEIFVNGGQQDGGEETTSIPGYRPDGFPNQRPALTGALAREWWPKTVNPATVFNIDLAVYRSEIWKPGPENGGTGRFVLGPRAQRPRIYHSAALLLPDATVLTVGGGGCGLCAGNFETGGRDEGYYGRWYGQPEKINQKNHEIYYPAYLFKEDGSLAPRPIITRLEGLAPDADYPTLAYNQSFTVHWSHPDPARSIQRVTFLALGAPTHGFDQNQRFLQLDFQQSGYTLTVRAPYDRQYGGLARNIAPPGFYMLFLLDDKGVPSVAKILRIR from the coding sequence ATGAAGTTGAGTCGCCTTTTGGTCGGTGCGGCCCTGCTGCTGGCGGGCTGTCCTCAGACCCCCCCGCCACCCCCCCCGGCCCAGCTCGAGCCCCCCCGCAACCTCATCGCCTGGGCCGCCTCACCCACCCAGGTCAGGCTTTCCTGGAGGCCCCCCACCGGGCTGAGCAACCCCAGCTTCGAGATCGAGCGCAGGGTGGGTGGAGGCCCCTTCGAGCCGGTCGCCAGCAGCCTGAGCGCCGCCGAGTACACCGACACACAGGCTGCAGGGGGCAAGACCCTGGTCTACCGGGTGCGCACCAAAACCGCCCAGGGCCAAAGCGCCTGGGTGGAGTCCAACCCGGTGCCGGTGCCCATGGGCTGCTCTAACCACCCCGACAACGGCCCAGCCCATATGGTGGGCTGCTTCAGCCCGGTGGTGGACAACTGGCCCCTGGTGGCCACCTACATCGCCCTCCTGCCCAACGGCAAGGTGGTGGCCTGGTACGCCTCGGACGACATTGGGCGCTACCGCGAAAACATCGATGTTCACCAGAGCAATGACCCCCGCAACGCCCCCCCCGCCCAGGAAGACGGCACCATGGTGACCATCTGGGACCCCGCGAGCGGAAGCTTTGAGGACGCCAGCTTCGGCAACGGCAGCCAACGCGGCGTCTCGGGCCAGCCCAAGGGCACCGACCTCTTCTGCGCCGGCTACACCGTGCTCGAAGATGGGCGGTTCTTCACCGCAGGGGGCAACCTGGGGCTCGAGTGGGGCAGCCTGCGCACCAATATCCTCGACCCCAGGACCAGGAGCTGGACCGAGGGCCCCGACATGTGGTGGGGCCGCTGGTACCCCACCGTGACCAAACTCCCCAACGGCGAGCTGCTGATCACCGGCGGCACCGCCAAGCCCAGGCCAGATTTCGTGGAGGGCTCGCCGAATACCCCCGACAACCCCTGCCGCACCCCTTCTGGCTCATGCCCCCCGGGGCTGGCCCAGGGCCTGCCCGGTGGGCTGGACAAAGGCGTCCGCACCCAAAACGCCCGCGGAACCGCCCACAACAACGCTTTCGAGATATACAACCCCGACACCAACACCCTGAGGATGCTGGAGGCCACCGCTGCGAGCGTAGCCTCCTTCGAGCACTACTACCCCTGGTGGCACGTCATTCCCAATGGCCTGGCCTTCCTCACCGGGGCGGGGGTGCACAAAGGGATCCTAGACTGGCAGGCCGGGCAGTGGGTGGGCCTCTGGCGGTCCTATCCCCCCTCCGGGGGCTATTCCACGGTCCCCTACGATGCCCACCGGATCTACGGCAGCTCGGTTATGTACGAGCCGGGCAAGGTGCTGGTCATAGGGGGAGGATACGCAGCCGACACCTACGACCCGCAAGGCACCCTGGAGATTTTCGCCCTCAACAACTGGGAAAACGGCCACACTACCCTGCACCTCGAGGCGAGCCTCAACCCCACCAGCCCCCCTACCATGAAACCCGGCCCCAAGATGCGCTACCGCCGCACCCACCTGGACGCCACCCTGCTCCCCAACGGCGAGATATTCGTGAACGGGGGACAGCAGGACGGCGGTGAGGAGACCACCTCCATCCCCGGCTACAGGCCCGATGGCTTCCCCAACCAGCGCCCGGCCCTGACCGGGGCACTGGCCCGGGAGTGGTGGCCCAAGACGGTCAACCCGGCCACGGTCTTCAACATCGACCTGGCCGTCTATAGAAGCGAGATCTGGAAACCGGGCCCCGAGAACGGCGGCACCGGCCGGTTCGTCCTGGGCCCCCGGGCCCAGCGGCCCCGCATCTACCACTCGGCCGCCCTCCTCCTGCCCGACGCCACCGTGCTCACGGTGGGGGGCGGCGGGTGCGGGCTTTGCGCGGGCAACTTCGAGACCGGCGGACGCGACGAGGGCTACTACGGCCGTTGGTACGGCCAGCCCGAGAAAATCAACCAGAAAAACCACGAGATCTACTACCCGGCCTACCTCTTCAAGGAGGATGGCAGCCTGGCCCCCAGGCCCATCATCACCCGGCTGGAGGGGCTGGCCCCCGACGCCGACTACCCCACCTTGGCCTACAACCAGTCCTTCACCGTGCACTGGAGCCACCCCGACCCCGCCCGCTCCATCCAACGGGTCACCTTCCTGGCCCTAGGGGCCCCCACCCACGGCTTCGACCAGAACCAGCGCTTCTTGCAGCTGGACTTCCAGCAAAGCGGCTACACCCTGACCGTGCGGGCCCCCTACGATAGGCAGTACGGCGGCCTCGCTCGCAACATCGCCCCCCCAGGCTTCTACATGCTCTTCCTGCTCGACGACAAGGGGGTGCCCTCGGTGGCCAAGATTCTCCGCATCCGCTAG
- a CDS encoding MoxR family ATPase — protein sequence MEQQKTLLEPQAVLDAAARLRTLLLEVKKVIVGQDLMLERMLVALLARGHILIEGVPGLAKTLAVKTLAEAIGASFKRIQFTPDLVPADLVGTRIYNPREARFEVELGPIFANLILADEINRAPAKIQSALLEAMQERQVTIGHETYKLPDPFLVLATQNPIESEGTYFLPEAQVDRFMFKVWLDYPAFYEEMTVVERVSSRFEPVREVMSAEDLRALQAMADQVHVHPAVTEYAVRLTRATRDPGEVGLAALKKYISYGGSPRASVNLILGAKALAIVRGREYALPEDVRDLAPEVLRHRVILSYEALADEVKLEEVVRKIIAATPLPKVHLGDPYREARPENPAV from the coding sequence ATGGAGCAGCAGAAAACCCTCCTCGAGCCCCAAGCCGTTCTGGATGCCGCAGCCAGGCTGCGCACCCTCCTTCTAGAGGTCAAAAAGGTCATCGTAGGCCAGGACCTGATGCTGGAGCGGATGCTGGTGGCCCTCTTGGCCCGGGGTCACATCCTCATCGAAGGGGTGCCGGGCCTGGCCAAGACCCTGGCGGTCAAGACCTTGGCCGAGGCCATCGGCGCCAGCTTCAAGCGCATCCAGTTCACCCCCGACCTGGTGCCGGCCGACCTTGTGGGCACCCGCATCTACAACCCCAGGGAGGCCCGCTTCGAGGTGGAGCTGGGGCCCATCTTCGCCAACCTGATTCTGGCCGATGAGATCAACCGCGCCCCGGCCAAGATTCAGTCTGCCCTGCTGGAGGCCATGCAGGAGCGGCAGGTGACCATCGGGCACGAGACCTACAAGCTGCCCGACCCCTTTTTGGTGCTGGCTACGCAGAACCCCATCGAGTCGGAGGGGACCTACTTTTTGCCCGAGGCCCAGGTGGACCGCTTTATGTTCAAAGTCTGGCTCGACTACCCGGCCTTTTACGAGGAGATGACCGTGGTGGAGCGGGTCTCCTCCAGGTTCGAGCCGGTGCGGGAGGTGATGAGCGCCGAAGACCTCAGGGCCCTTCAGGCTATGGCCGACCAGGTGCACGTGCATCCGGCGGTCACCGAGTACGCCGTGCGCCTGACCCGGGCTACCCGCGACCCAGGTGAGGTGGGGCTTGCGGCCCTCAAGAAGTACATCAGCTACGGGGGCAGCCCCCGGGCCAGCGTCAACCTGATCCTGGGGGCCAAGGCCCTGGCCATCGTGCGCGGCCGGGAGTATGCCCTGCCCGAAGATGTGCGCGACCTGGCCCCGGAGGTGCTGCGCCACCGGGTGATTCTCTCCTACGAGGCCCTGGCCGACGAGGTGAAGCTGGAGGAGGTGGTGCGAAAAATCATCGCCGCCACCCCTCTGCCCAAGGTGCACCTGGGCGACCCTTACCGCGAGGCCCGCCCAGAGAACCCAGCTGTGTAG
- the dnaG gene encoding DNA primase gives MDSESARAIELIRARISIRELVGRYVALRPSGKGVWKGLCPFHQEKTPSFYVDEAKGLCYCFGCKAGGDIFAFLQRVEGLEFREALERLAQEAGVELPRFGGRPSPRKEALRVLELAQAYFKSHLGGEALAYLEGRGLLPASIERFGLGYAPPAREGLLRYLHDHGIPPDQGVAAGVLLEREGRYFDRFRHRVTFPLQDPLGRIVAFSARALAPDDNPKYLNSPETALFKKSHLLYGYPQARATLRERERAVVVEGLFDVIALHQMGFSEAVGVLGSSLSGEQAHLLRRAGVAELYLAFDADEAGRRATLQSLDLEVARSFVVYAVKLEGGKDPADLLGLEQGRALFEKALAEAVSEVDYRFEQAAAGLDLRRPEHKQKVLEALRPRLLSPEPFDRVAERLKAKVISALGLTPRALEDYLAQARRGRATPPGGVPLGLSRPDLTEKRLLRELDVIALLYGVPEEEFLDWVQYVEDHTWPPEGSLLAEFVRVCREQRGKGRILRYFEQRGEGARLMDVLMKSPSLERDSLEAHLAVALARVREVYYEMRLDRLKSQLKNTTELDEIRALTREIQEVLQAIEAERRIYRR, from the coding sequence ATGGACAGCGAGAGCGCCCGGGCCATCGAGCTGATTCGCGCCCGCATCTCCATTCGCGAGCTGGTGGGCCGGTATGTGGCGCTCAGGCCCAGCGGCAAGGGGGTTTGGAAGGGGCTTTGTCCCTTCCACCAGGAGAAGACCCCCTCCTTTTATGTGGACGAGGCCAAAGGGCTCTGCTACTGCTTCGGCTGCAAGGCGGGGGGGGATATCTTCGCCTTTTTGCAGCGGGTGGAGGGGCTGGAGTTCCGCGAGGCCCTGGAGCGGCTTGCCCAGGAGGCCGGGGTGGAGCTGCCCCGCTTTGGGGGTCGCCCCTCCCCCCGCAAGGAGGCCCTGCGGGTGCTCGAGCTGGCCCAGGCCTACTTCAAAAGCCACCTGGGGGGCGAGGCCCTGGCCTATCTGGAAGGCCGGGGTCTGCTCCCGGCCTCCATCGAGCGCTTCGGCCTAGGCTACGCCCCGCCTGCGCGCGAGGGACTGCTCCGCTACCTGCACGACCACGGCATTCCCCCGGACCAAGGGGTGGCCGCAGGGGTGCTCCTGGAGCGGGAGGGGCGCTATTTCGACCGCTTCCGCCACCGCGTCACCTTTCCCCTCCAGGACCCCTTGGGGCGCATCGTGGCCTTTAGTGCCCGGGCCCTTGCGCCGGACGATAACCCCAAGTACCTGAACTCCCCCGAGACCGCCCTTTTCAAGAAGAGCCACCTCCTCTATGGCTACCCCCAGGCCCGCGCCACCCTGCGCGAGCGCGAGCGAGCGGTGGTAGTGGAAGGGCTTTTTGACGTGATAGCCCTGCACCAGATGGGCTTTAGCGAGGCGGTGGGGGTGCTGGGCTCCTCGCTTTCCGGGGAGCAGGCCCACCTTTTGCGGCGGGCCGGGGTGGCTGAGCTGTATCTGGCCTTCGATGCCGATGAGGCCGGTCGCCGGGCCACCCTGCAGAGCCTGGACCTGGAGGTTGCGCGCAGCTTTGTGGTCTACGCGGTGAAGCTGGAGGGGGGTAAGGACCCCGCCGACCTGCTGGGGTTGGAGCAAGGGCGGGCGCTTTTTGAGAAGGCCCTGGCCGAGGCAGTCTCTGAGGTGGACTACCGCTTCGAGCAGGCCGCGGCCGGGCTGGACCTGCGCCGCCCCGAGCACAAGCAGAAGGTGCTCGAGGCTCTCCGGCCGCGCCTTTTGTCGCCCGAGCCCTTTGACCGGGTGGCCGAGAGGCTAAAGGCCAAGGTCATCAGCGCCCTGGGGCTCACCCCCCGCGCCCTGGAGGACTACCTGGCCCAGGCCCGCCGGGGCCGGGCCACCCCGCCTGGGGGGGTGCCTTTGGGCCTGAGCCGCCCCGACCTAACCGAGAAGCGCCTGCTGCGCGAGCTGGACGTGATTGCGCTTCTGTACGGGGTGCCAGAGGAGGAGTTCTTAGACTGGGTGCAGTATGTAGAAGACCACACCTGGCCGCCCGAGGGCAGCCTCCTGGCTGAGTTCGTGCGGGTCTGCCGCGAGCAGCGGGGCAAGGGGCGCATTCTGCGCTACTTCGAGCAGCGGGGGGAGGGGGCCCGGCTGATGGATGTGCTCATGAAGAGCCCTAGCCTCGAGCGGGATAGCCTGGAGGCCCACCTGGCGGTGGCCCTGGCCCGGGTGCGTGAGGTCTACTACGAGATGCGCTTAGACCGTCTAAAAAGCCAGCTAAAGAACACCACCGAGTTGGATGAGATCCGCGCCCTTACCCGGGAGATCCAGGAGGTCCTGCAGGCCATCGAGGCCGAGCGCCGAATCTACAGGCGCTAG
- a CDS encoding VWA domain-containing protein: MGFLWPWALGLLLLVPLLVWLYWQALRRPGGAAVLLPDGARLVRALPKGYLRPHLPALLYLLALVLALLALARPSLPVPQTDPRAAVVLAVDVSLSMRATDVAPSRFEAARAALRTFLRELPPGLRVALVAFARDAHLVVPLTTDRARLLEAVDRLELNLGTAIGDAILESIAALPPLSERQDVQDPRSLATIILLTDGRSLAGVDPLEAAQEAARQQIRIHAIGVGRVTEGPVPGLPEVYALAAQFDEATLREIARVGQGAYFFIDSASQLRETYRSLARQMVWRVRQEEVGGLLALLAGLSLAGSLALAWLRRRVV; encoded by the coding sequence ATGGGGTTTCTTTGGCCCTGGGCTCTGGGCTTGCTGCTGTTGGTGCCTTTGCTGGTTTGGCTCTACTGGCAGGCCCTCAGGCGGCCGGGAGGGGCGGCGGTGCTGCTGCCCGACGGGGCCCGCCTGGTCCGGGCGCTGCCCAAGGGCTACTTAAGACCGCACCTGCCGGCCTTGCTCTACCTGCTGGCCCTGGTGCTGGCCCTGCTGGCTTTGGCCCGGCCCAGTCTGCCGGTTCCGCAGACCGACCCCCGCGCAGCGGTGGTGCTCGCGGTGGATGTGAGCCTGTCCATGCGCGCCACCGACGTGGCCCCGAGCCGCTTTGAGGCGGCGCGGGCGGCTTTGCGCACCTTTCTGCGCGAGCTGCCCCCGGGCCTGCGGGTGGCCCTGGTGGCCTTTGCCCGCGATGCCCATCTGGTGGTGCCCCTCACCACCGACCGGGCGAGGCTGCTGGAAGCGGTGGACCGGCTCGAGCTGAACCTGGGCACCGCCATCGGCGATGCAATCCTGGAAAGCATCGCGGCCCTGCCCCCCCTCTCCGAGCGCCAGGACGTCCAGGACCCCAGAAGCCTGGCCACCATCATCCTTCTTACCGATGGGCGCAGCCTGGCTGGGGTGGACCCGCTGGAGGCCGCGCAGGAGGCGGCCCGCCAGCAGATTCGCATCCACGCCATCGGGGTGGGCCGGGTGACCGAGGGCCCGGTCCCGGGGCTGCCGGAGGTCTATGCCCTAGCCGCCCAGTTCGATGAGGCCACCCTGCGGGAGATAGCCCGGGTGGGCCAGGGGGCCTACTTCTTCATTGATTCGGCCAGCCAGCTCAGGGAGACCTACCGCAGCCTGGCCCGCCAGATGGTCTGGCGGGTGCGGCAGGAAGAGGTGGGGGGGCTCCTGGCCCTTCTGGCCGGGCTGTCGCTTGCGGGCAGCCTGGCGCTGGCCTGGCTCAGGCGCCGGGTGGTTTAG
- a CDS encoding DUF58 domain-containing protein produces the protein MPWRRRSKIELTLPPEPEAPRPRLLPAELLRRLEFRVIRRLDGFLFGDYRGFFYGPSLDLAEVREYQPGDEVRRIDWNVTARTGKLHIRQYREEKEVTVWLIVDLTASMNFGTRRALKAEVALEFAGVAAAIAARHGDRVGALGFSEAGLRLVPPGVGRRQVLRLLRELLPLTRGGRGGEGLEGALEHAARIIRRRALLFVVSDFLSPQEEPPWAASLRRLAHRHDVVAVRVLDPAELELPDGGELRLRDPESGEEVWLDTSDPRVRRAYRALVQAREAELERIFRSARVDTLVLSTAKDMVEPLLKFTLRRRGQK, from the coding sequence ATGCCCTGGCGACGCCGGAGCAAAATAGAGCTCACCCTGCCTCCAGAGCCGGAGGCCCCACGGCCCCGCCTGCTGCCCGCGGAGCTCCTGCGCCGGCTGGAGTTTAGGGTCATCAGGCGGCTGGACGGGTTTTTGTTCGGCGACTACAGGGGCTTCTTCTATGGACCGAGCCTCGATTTGGCCGAGGTGCGCGAGTACCAGCCCGGCGACGAGGTGCGGCGCATCGACTGGAACGTGACCGCCCGCACCGGGAAGCTCCACATCCGCCAGTACCGCGAGGAAAAGGAGGTAACGGTCTGGCTGATTGTGGACCTCACGGCCTCCATGAATTTCGGCACCCGGCGGGCGCTGAAGGCTGAGGTAGCCCTGGAGTTTGCCGGGGTGGCCGCGGCCATCGCGGCCCGCCACGGCGACAGGGTAGGGGCGCTTGGCTTTTCGGAGGCGGGCCTGCGGCTGGTGCCGCCCGGGGTGGGTCGCCGGCAGGTGCTGCGGCTGTTGCGCGAGCTCCTGCCGCTCACCCGGGGCGGGCGGGGTGGGGAGGGGCTGGAGGGGGCTTTGGAGCACGCGGCCCGGATAATTCGACGCCGGGCGCTGCTTTTCGTGGTCTCGGACTTCCTGAGCCCGCAAGAGGAGCCGCCCTGGGCCGCTTCGCTCAGGCGTCTCGCCCACCGCCACGACGTGGTGGCGGTGCGCGTCCTTGACCCGGCCGAGCTCGAGCTGCCCGATGGCGGCGAGCTGCGCCTGCGCGACCCCGAGAGCGGGGAGGAGGTCTGGCTGGACACCAGCGACCCCCGGGTGCGCCGGGCCTACCGGGCTCTGGTGCAGGCCCGCGAGGCAGAGCTAGAGCGCATTTTCCGCTCGGCCCGGGTGGATACCCTTGTCCTTTCCACCGCAAAGGACATGGTCGAGCCCTTGCTGAAGTTCACCCTACGCCGGAGGGGGCAAAAATGA
- a CDS encoding 3-hydroxybutyrate dehydrogenase, producing MQLSGKTALITGAGSGIGRAIAEVFAREGARLILNDLSPTGAEVARALGGVFIQADLANQADVRALAEEALRQGPVDILVNNAGLQRIHPVEEFPEETWNQMLQVLLTAPFQLIKYTLPGMKQRRWGRIINIASLHGLVASPYKSAYIAAKHGLLGLTKTVALEAAEYGITVNAICPAYVRTALVESQIADQARTLGIPASEVIERVMLAPAAIKRLIEPLEVAEYALFLASEKAGAITGSAQVMDLGWTAR from the coding sequence ATGCAACTCAGCGGCAAAACCGCCCTCATCACCGGGGCAGGAAGCGGCATCGGCAGGGCCATCGCCGAGGTCTTCGCCCGCGAGGGGGCCCGGCTCATCCTAAACGACCTCTCCCCCACCGGGGCCGAGGTGGCCCGGGCCCTGGGCGGGGTCTTCATCCAGGCCGACCTGGCGAACCAGGCGGACGTAAGAGCCCTGGCCGAGGAGGCCTTGCGGCAGGGTCCCGTGGACATCCTGGTCAACAACGCGGGCCTGCAGCGCATCCATCCGGTGGAGGAATTCCCCGAGGAAACCTGGAACCAGATGCTCCAGGTCCTGCTCACCGCCCCCTTCCAGCTCATCAAGTACACCCTTCCCGGCATGAAGCAAAGGCGCTGGGGGCGGATCATCAACATCGCCTCGCTGCACGGGCTGGTGGCAAGCCCCTACAAGTCGGCCTATATCGCGGCCAAGCACGGTCTTCTAGGCCTGACCAAGACGGTGGCCCTCGAGGCGGCCGAGTACGGCATCACCGTGAACGCCATCTGCCCAGCCTACGTGCGCACTGCCCTGGTGGAGTCGCAAATTGCCGACCAGGCCCGCACCCTGGGCATCCCCGCTTCAGAGGTGATCGAGCGGGTCATGCTGGCCCCGGCGGCCATCAAGCGCCTGATTGAGCCTTTGGAGGTGGCGGAGTACGCCCTCTTCCTGGCCTCCGAAAAGGCCGGCGCCATCACCGGCTCAGCCCAGGTGATGGACCTGGGCTGGACCGCGCGCTAG
- a CDS encoding YibE/F family protein, which produces MRFLALLILFLPVWAQEPSAPEAYTVARIVALGPHTATVEIGGERKEAELPTEFAGFHVGQRVVVYQAGGRAYIAEPYRIPYLWGLLGLFALVTLTLGRGKGLRGLLGTAASMGVLAFFVVPQISSGNNPLLVTFVGAFGILALSIYFVHGVNRKTTAALIGTTLATIVALVLASLLTEWMQFTGLTSEETFLARFQLGGQLDLVALYLAGVVVGALGALNDVTVTQAAVVQALVQANPRYGLRELYNRGMTVGFDHIGSLVNTLVLAYAAGSLPLLLLISRSDVPLYLLVNNETFAAEIVTMLVGSLALVLAVPLTTLVAAWLLRGRRLDYIDRRWPEA; this is translated from the coding sequence ATGCGCTTTCTAGCCCTGCTCATCCTCTTCCTACCGGTCTGGGCCCAAGAGCCCTCCGCCCCCGAGGCCTACACGGTGGCCCGCATCGTGGCCCTGGGCCCGCACACCGCCACCGTGGAGATAGGAGGCGAGCGAAAGGAGGCTGAGCTGCCCACCGAGTTCGCCGGCTTCCACGTGGGCCAGCGGGTGGTGGTCTACCAGGCCGGCGGAAGGGCCTACATCGCCGAACCCTACCGCATCCCCTACCTGTGGGGCCTCCTGGGGCTCTTCGCCCTGGTCACCCTTACCCTGGGGCGGGGCAAGGGGCTGCGGGGGCTTTTGGGCACCGCCGCCAGCATGGGGGTGCTGGCTTTTTTCGTGGTGCCGCAGATCTCCTCCGGCAACAACCCCCTTCTGGTCACCTTCGTGGGGGCCTTCGGCATCCTGGCCCTCTCGATCTACTTCGTGCACGGGGTGAACCGCAAGACCACCGCGGCCCTTATTGGCACCACTCTGGCCACCATAGTGGCCCTGGTGCTCGCCTCGCTCCTCACTGAGTGGATGCAGTTCACCGGCCTCACCTCCGAGGAGACCTTCCTAGCACGCTTCCAGCTCGGGGGCCAGCTCGATTTGGTGGCCCTGTACCTGGCCGGGGTGGTGGTGGGGGCTTTGGGGGCCCTGAACGACGTGACCGTAACCCAGGCCGCGGTGGTGCAGGCCCTGGTCCAGGCCAACCCCCGCTACGGCCTGCGCGAGCTGTACAACCGGGGCATGACGGTGGGCTTCGACCACATCGGCAGCCTGGTCAACACCCTGGTGCTGGCCTACGCTGCAGGCAGCCTGCCCTTGCTGCTCCTCATCAGCAGAAGCGACGTGCCGCTTTACCTGCTGGTGAACAACGAGACCTTCGCCGCAGAGATCGTGACCATGCTGGTGGGCTCGCTGGCGCTGGTGCTGGCCGTACCCCTCACCACTTTGGTCGCGGCCTGGCTTTTGCGGGGGCGGAGGCTCGACTACATCGACCGGCGCTGGCCTGAAGCCTAG